From Mya arenaria isolate MELC-2E11 chromosome 12, ASM2691426v1, the proteins below share one genomic window:
- the LOC128212427 gene encoding uncharacterized protein LOC128212427 isoform X2 produces MYGGLVYPEYYYVGQDDLPTSGLIYHTHCITGSDVSRSILGTRAYHGNGISGFSQAGMLPQNFIPCRQMDTNVWRHARNSFYGSPQASQAVLFDLEGEGQCFSTPSPGVGHFSNQPLSVWERDVSGFPDKPHNVVDSILRGVEIGGIAPRRRPRAVKEKETQNTTSRASANNSTPQTSTRSSVLKKPRSSQQAVSTVTSTPPTVVTAVPSPLPTEQKVSEKARPTSRRKPRVVEISGVKAKPLSLNRRESPSPAVDNDTATLSLRVSPRSTPTKERTRPHRSRERDKLAANSGVLEPDIEDTGGGGGTVDKSAADSLRNRNRSQQRREEKLSTPSGTSKAQSRIQNESPRDESGSPRRRSLSRTRVSVQKEAEAVIKSNLSGSKKDKPVEDKVSAKSETSDTKTEKPERVKKVEKPSTSLTDSANTKLKSGSDKSETQDNINDRVEQKLKEIKSAYKKKEKESGITKGEPKEKRSRNVKVMVKRKLKSVRKRKTMLSLLKKHRTMVRNL; encoded by the exons ATGTATGGAGGACTTGTATATCCAGAGTATTACTATGTGGGGCAAGATGACCTACCTACTTCAGGGTTGATTTACCACACCCACTGTATCACAGGGTCCGATGTCAGTCGTTCTATCTTAGGTACCCGGGCTTATCATGGAAATGGCATCTCAGGGTTTTCTCAAGCTGGCATGTTACCCCAAAATTTCATTCCCTGCAGACAAATGGATACAAATGTTTGGCGGCATGCTCGGAATTCGTTCTATGGATCACCACAAGCTTCACAAGCTGTCTTATTTGACCTCGAAGGTGAAGGTCAATGTTTTTCGACACCTTCCCCTGGGGTTGGGCACTTCAGCAACCAGCCACTGTCAGTCTGGGAGAGAGATGTGTCTGGATTTCCTGATAAACCTCACAATG tGGTTGACTCAATTCTGCGCGGTGTTGAAATCGGCGGAATTGCGCCAAGGAGACGACCAcgtgctgtaaaagaaaaggAAACCCAAAACACAACG AGTCGAGCCAGTGCTAATAACAGTACGCCACAGACAAGTACACGCAGTAGCGTATTAAAGAAGCCGCGGTCTTCCCAACAGGCTGTTTCCACAGTGacatctaccccacccactgTTGTAACAGCAGTACCCTCACCCCTACCCACAGAACAAAAAG TATCTGAGAAGGCACGACCTACTTCAAGGAGAAAGCCACGAGTGGTGGAAATCAGCGGAGTAAAAGCCAAACCTCTTTCCCTGAATAGACGAGAGTCGCCTTCCCCTGCTGTAGACAACGATACCGCAACTCTCAGTTTACGAGTCTCCCCACGCAGCACTCCGACCAAGGAAAGGACTCGACCTCACAGGAGTAGGGAGAGAGACAAACTAGCTGCAAATAGTGGCGTGTTAGAACCTGATATAGAGGAcactggtggtggtggtggaacTGTAGATAAAAGTGCAGCAGACAGTCTAAGAAATAGAAATCGATCTCAGCAGAGAAGGGAGGAGAAACTATCTACACCATCAGGTACTAGCAAGGCGCAGAGTCGAATACAGAACGAATCTCCGCGAGATGAAAGTGGATCTCCGCGTAGGAGGTCGTTAAGTAGGACACGTGTTAGTGTGCAAAAAGAAGCAGAAGCTGTGATCAAATCTAATTTATCAGGGAGTAAGAAAGATAAACCAGTGGAGGACAAAGTTAGTGCCAAATCTGAAACCAGTGACACAAAAACTGAGAAACCGGAGCGTGTTAAAAAGGTTGAAAAACCCTCCACCTCCCTCACAGACTCTGCGAACACTAAGTTAAAATCAGGGAGTGATAAGAGTGAAACTCAAGACAACATTAATGATCGTGTTGAACAAAAGTTAAAAGAGATCAAATCAGCCTataagaaaaaggaaaaagaatCAGGGATTACTAAAGGTGAACCGAAAGAGAAACGATCTAGGAATGTAAAAGTAATGGTGAAAAGGAAACTAAAAAGCGTGAGAAAAAGAAAGACAATGTTGTCACTACTAAAGAAACACAGAACAATGGTAAGAAATCTGTAG